In Pseudomonadota bacterium, the DNA window TCCTGAACTTCGCGGCGGCAACCGAGGTCCGCGACGTGCCCGACCCCTATTATGGCGGCGCTGACCACTTCGACCGTGCGCTCGCGCTGATCGAGGAAGGAGCGGCGGGGCTTCTGGCCGAAATCCGGGCCCGGCTGGCGGACGCCAAGGCGTGAAGACGCTCGAAGCCGCGATCGAACAACACATGGGCAAGCGCCCGAAACGCCTGACGCCGCTTGGCGGCGGCGCCAGCGCGGCGGTCTACCGCGTCGATTTCGAGGACGGCGCGAGGGTGGCCGCCAAAGTCGGCAAGCAAGGAGGCGATCTCGCGCTGGAGGGGCGCATGCTTCGCACCCTTCGCCAAAGAAGCCGCCTGCCGGTGCCGGAGGTCGTCTTCGCCGGGGATACCCTTCTCCTGATGAGCTATGTCGAAAGCGCCGGCCCCATCACGCCCGCCGTCGAAGAGGACGCGGCCGAGCTTCTGGCCAACCTCCACGACATCACGGCGCAGACCTTCGGCTTCGAGGAGGCGACGCGGATCGGCGGCTTGCCGCAGCCGAACCCGTCCACCGCCGGTTGGCGGGATTTCTTCCGCGACCAGCGCCTTCGCTACATGGCGGGCGAGGCGGTAGCGGCGGGCAAGCTGCCGGTCGCCTTTCTCGGCCGCATCGAGAGGCTTGGCGCCCGCCTCGACGAATGGATCGCGGAGGATGCGAGGCCCTCCCTCATCCACGGCGATCTATGGGGCGGCAACGTGCTGGCCAAGAACGGCCGCATCGCCGCCTTCGTGGACCCCGCCATCTATTTCGCGGATGCCGAGATCGAGCTTGCCTTCGCAACGCTTTTCTCGACTTTCGGAGAAACCTTCTTCCGTCGCTATGGCGAGCTTCGGCCCTTGCGGCAAGGCTTCTGGGAGGCGCGGCGTGACCTTTACAACCTCTATCCCCTGCTCGTGCACGTCCACCTTTTCGGCGGCGGCTACGTGAACGCCGTCGAGCGGACCTTGCGGCGCTTCGGCGTCTAGCCGCCGGTGAGAGGGTATTCGGCCTCCGCCACGTAGATCGACCCCTGGTCCGAAAGCGTGCTCGAAAAAAGCGTGAAGTTCCGCACCGCGATGGCATCTTCGCGCAGCGGCTCGTGCTGCAGGAGAAACGCCTGCAGGCGCGGGGCCCGCTGGCCGCGAAGCCTGGCCAGGGTGACGTGGGGAATGAATTTTCTCCCTTCCGGCGGAAGGCCCGCCCGCACGATCGCCGATTCGACCTTTTCCTGCAGGTGAAGAAGGGCCGGGTTTCGCGTAACCCCCACCCAGATCTGGCGCGGGGCCGATCCGTTGCCGAAAAAGCCGAGCCCGCAAAGTTCCATCGCGAAGGCGGGCGGGCGGACGGCGCTTAAGGAATCGTCGATATCCTCCGCCACGTCCTCGGTCACCTCGCCGATGAAGCGAAGCGTAAGATGCAGGTTTTCCGGCCGCACCCAGCGGGCGTTCGGCAACCCGGCGCAAAGCGCGCGCAGACGGGCGCGGACCGCTTCCGGCAACGGGATCCCTACAAAAAGACGCAGCATCGCATGCCTGCCCGCTCAGAGGATGGCGAGGACGTTTTCCGGCGGGCGGCCGAGGGCGGCGCGGTTATTGGCGACGACGATCGGCCGCTGGATGAGTTTCGGATGCTTCGCCATGACGGCGATGAGCCCTTCCGCGTCGAGGTCGAGGTGCTGGATGGCCTTGTATTCGTCTTCGTTCATACGAATAAGGTCCTTGGCGCCAAGCCCGAGCAGGCGCAAAAGCCAACGCAGCTCCGCCGCCGTCGGCGGCGTTTTCAGATAGTCGATCACCGCAGGCTGCACGCCGCGGGACCGCAAAAGCTCGAGCGTCGCTCGTGATTTACTACAGCGTGGATTGTGGTAAATTGTTACGGACATGCTTTTTTTCTCGATTTCCCGCCTTTATAGCGCGATCTGGAAAGCGGGGCGACGGTTTCTGACGCGCCGTCACGCGGCCCGCGGATGGGCACCGGCGTGGGCCGTCGGCGGCCTTTTCCTCCTTTTCTGCAGCGTCCCGGCACCCGCCGGGTGGGCAGCGGAAGCGGCCGGAAACGCCCAAGGCGTAACGCCGGCGGCGGCGGAAACGCTGCTCAAGACCCTGGAGAACGAGGAGGAGCGCGAACGCTTCCTCGAACGCCTGCGCACCCTCGCGACGGTGGCGAAGGAAGGCGAGGCGAAGCCGGAAGAAACTTTCGGCGCGCGGACGGAAGCCCTGCTTATTGGGCGGGTCCGGACCGTGAGCATCGAGCTGCAAGACACCATCGCCGTGCTGGCGGACGCGCCCAAGGCATGGGCGTGGCTTCTCGCCCAGGCAACGGATGAAGCGGCGCGCCAGTATTGGCTCGACGTGCTGCTCTGGCTCGGGCTGGTGTTGACGGCCGGTTTCGCCGGCGAATGGATCGCACGCGCGCTGCTGCGGCCCGCCCGCCGCACCGTCGAGGACCAGGCGGCGGAAAACCCGTTCTTGCGCGCCGGGTTGCTGGTGGCGCGGACGCTGCTCGACCTTTTGCCGATCGCCGCTTTCGCCGCCTTCGCTTACGGCACGCTGTCGCTGACGACGGCCGCCGGCGATGAGCGGCTTGCCGTCATATTCCTGATCAACGCCAACCTGCTTGCCCGCGCCATCCTCGCCGCCGCGCGGATGCTACTCATG includes these proteins:
- a CDS encoding fructosamine kinase family protein → MKTLEAAIEQHMGKRPKRLTPLGGGASAAVYRVDFEDGARVAAKVGKQGGDLALEGRMLRTLRQRSRLPVPEVVFAGDTLLLMSYVESAGPITPAVEEDAAELLANLHDITAQTFGFEEATRIGGLPQPNPSTAGWRDFFRDQRLRYMAGEAVAAGKLPVAFLGRIERLGARLDEWIAEDARPSLIHGDLWGGNVLAKNGRIAAFVDPAIYFADAEIELAFATLFSTFGETFFRRYGELRPLRQGFWEARRDLYNLYPLLVHVHLFGGGYVNAVERTLRRFGV
- the thpR gene encoding RNA 2',3'-cyclic phosphodiesterase — its product is MLRLFVGIPLPEAVRARLRALCAGLPNARWVRPENLHLTLRFIGEVTEDVAEDIDDSLSAVRPPAFAMELCGLGFFGNGSAPRQIWVGVTRNPALLHLQEKVESAIVRAGLPPEGRKFIPHVTLARLRGQRAPRLQAFLLQHEPLREDAIAVRNFTLFSSTLSDQGSIYVAEAEYPLTGG
- the arsC gene encoding arsenate reductase (glutaredoxin) (This arsenate reductase requires both glutathione and glutaredoxin to convert arsenate to arsenite, after which the efflux transporter formed by ArsA and ArsB can extrude the arsenite from the cell, providing resistance.), with protein sequence MSVTIYHNPRCSKSRATLELLRSRGVQPAVIDYLKTPPTAAELRWLLRLLGLGAKDLIRMNEDEYKAIQHLDLDAEGLIAVMAKHPKLIQRPIVVANNRAALGRPPENVLAIL